The genomic window TCGTGCCGCGCGCGCCGCGACGTGGAGCGCGACTGCCTCGCCATCGTCAACGCGCTCATCGACGACGTCATCGCCAAGATAGCGCAGGACGAGTACAAGTGCATGCGCATCAAGCACCGGCCCGCCAGGATCCCCGCCTCCAAGTCGGACGAGAACGTCGCCAAACGAACCTGGAGGAAGGAGCTCGAACCCATCGACGCCCGGGAGCCTTTCAAGGCGATCAAGAACGGCTCCGTGCGGTTCGACACGAGAGACGCGAGAGAGACGAGAGATCGCGCCGAGCGCCATCACGTCCACGGCAAACTGTCGCTGAGACCGCCGCCCGTCGTCGACGACCGCGCCGCCAAGAGAATATACCAGAAGTCCGAAATACACGACGGCAACAAGTGTATAGAGATACTCGAAATTCTGGAGTACGTTAATGGCTCGCAAAGCTCACCGGAGACCACGAACTCTGACGAAAATCAAAACCACTGCACGAAAAACAAAAAGTCACGTATTCCCGTCCCAATTTACGAGAGAGCACTGAAGTCACCCAACGGCGAATTTcacaaaaacaacaacaacaggAAATCGTCGGGCGACGTTCGCGGAGTGGAGCGGAACGGCAACACGAACAGATTGATCGCGGACATGCTGCTGGAGGCGCTGGCGGAGCACGagcgctcgccgccgccgcgccgcgcgtcCGTGCCCGCGCCGCACGAGCCCCGCGAGCGCGCCAACTCGCTGCGCTTCCACCAGGTGTTCGACATCATCCCCGAGGAGCGCAGCAGCCTCAGCCTGGACTCCGGCGCCGAGGAGCTCGCGCACGCGCGCCGCGCCTCCGCGCCCGACATCGTGGACGAGTACCGCGAGCCCTCCGAGCGCGACTGTGACGACGCGCCGCCCGCTCCCGCTCCGCTCAGAGCGGAGCGGAGAAGCGGCGACGGCAAGCAGCGGAGCACGCAGCCCGCGACCGCCGACACGCTTCGAAGATCGAAGGACACGAAGAGCGCGGCCACCTCTCCCATGAGCGACGCCGACAAGCGAGCGCTGCGCTCCAAGCACCAGACTACCATGACGTCGCCGAGCAGCAAGTCGGCCGCCACGTCTCCGCTGCGCGCCGACTGCGGCGCGCCGAGCCCCGCGGCGGGCGCAGGGCCGCGGCGCGGGCCGCCGCCGCGCGGCCGCATGGGCCCGGGCGCGGCCCGCCTCTCCGAGGAAGGTACCTCACTGCCGCCCGTCTCGTGCGCACCCCCGCTGCTGCACCGCACCACCGCTTCCTCCGTGCCCGTCGAGTAGCGCCGCACTCACTGACGCTTGCACTTAGCTGCACACCGCACTAGTTACTTGTCGTCCCTCGGCCGAGCCGCGAGCGACGGACCTCCCACGAATCGTAGACTTCACGAGCGGCACCCGTCTTCGTGCGCTGCGATACTGATgtcgaattatttatttgttatactaGGCTTACGAGAGCATTTATGTAacagtttgaaaaataaagtatttagatattttaccGTCGTTTCATTCGCACGAAGGTGTCAAAGAGAAGGCCGTCGAACCGGTCGACGTCCGAGCGCGTCGGTCGGTGCCCCCGCAGTACGAGGCGCGGCGGAGCGTGCGCGCCGAGAAGGCGCCGCGGCCGGAGCGCGGCCCGAGGGCCCGAGCGCCGCCCGCCCGCCGCTCCCTATCCTACGAGCGAGTGGCGCCCGGAGCCGACGACCTGGCGCGCTCGCCCGACGAACCTTACGCGACTAACGACAAACGAAAAACTAGAACTTACTCGCTGGACCGGAGCGAAGATGACACGGTACATCCCGCCAAACTGCCGGAGTTCAAGGGCGGCGGGAGTGCAGAAGGCGAGGTGGAGGGCACGTCGAGCGACAGCAGCGAGTCGGGCGGCAGTCTGCTGTGCTCGCTGGCGCCGCGCTGGCTAGCGCCGGGGCGCGCgcgccgagccgccaggcgcCGCGAGATCGCGCGCCCCCCGCGACCCGCGCCCCCGCCGCCTGCGCCCGCACAATCTCCCGCGCCGCCTGACCCACGCGACGCGACAGGTACTTAACGAAGCAAAAGGCGAAGTGCTAGCAGCCTGAGTGCAGCGCGCACGCCGCTGTGTACCTTCATTACGAAATCTTATTGCTATTATAAAACGCCTAGccatatctgggggcacggaagtgcccccgcaagtcgagcaaaaaaaaagcggcacggccgtaacatccttttctcgaagcaattcgggctatttttgacacccctataatttcgttgtggataaaacaagaagcctggattttcagcaactaatcagtcattgtataaacacggtatatttaaaatttcagtcaatttgaaccagtagtttacgaatgacaacttgttaaaattttgaattttgtcactcactgattcactgactcactgactcactgactcaccgatcatcaaaagtctaaggtacttctagcagacttagaagcttaaattTTAGactacaaatagggtttagtgtcttaatcatgggaaaaattgaatattttctaatttcggtccagttttctaaatacaccaactgcaacaataactttgtaatcctatataaatgtataagattacaaggttacatttgcagttaatgaattattattactgtagaaaatacaataaataggtttaaataggtacctactatatgaagcataacgggagggggtatagggtgggtaagggtatTTAgaccatgaaactgaacaacattcccataggaaaatatgttgaattatgaaaaaaaaacgtctttccatacgaattggacttatgctcgctctacaaaaagaagtgagatgccatcaaaaacattctgtaaaaacctcaagtctcgccgtaaaaagttgtgagatctatataataccaagtcgattaatctatttagtctctacttaaagggccttctgtcttaagttattacgtatgttattatcatgccaatttaaaaaaaaatacctttaaaacaaatagatcgacttggtcatcgcaagaaaacacaaattcgccattaacatttcaggagcattaacttcttgtcgtgctgtgtagtgtgatacatactaataatcaaatcatgcgatggccaggtcggtctatttgttttaaaggtatttttttttaaattggcatgataataacatacgtaataacttaagacagaaggccctttaagtagagactaaatagattaatcgacttggtattatatagatctcacaactttttacggcgagacttgaggtttttacagaatgtttttgatggcattatataGATCGGAGTAAGTTCCCACATAAAATATGGCATATAATATGATGGGCTAGAACGTGTGCGATGTATGCAGGCGGGTGGTCAGTGACGGTGGCGGGCTCGTGCCGCGCCGCGTTGCCGGCCGACGTCGAGATGCGCCTGCGGTTTCCGCACGAGCGCGACGCGCCTCCTCACCCCGCACACTCGGCGCCGCAGCCCCAGCCCTGTCAGGTACATGCCTCGTAGCGCACTTGTCGTCGCGTATACTTGTTCACGCAATGCTACAAGCGTGATGTGGTGTCGCGTGTCGCAGGAGTGCACGTGCCGGCACTGCGCGGCGTGCTCGTGCTCGGCGCGCTCGGCGCGGCCGCGGGCTCCTCCgctgccgcccgccgcgccgcacgCGCGCCTCTCGCGCACCGACAGCAAGCTCACGCTCACTATGAAGAAGGAAGCACTCggtaatataattaacactttagtaaatctatacatataataaattagtagTCCATTgaagaaattgtaaaaaaaataaccagcGTGTGAAAAGATAAGAAACAGAacccattgcgtcgggaggtcgtgggttcgattcccacacggaacaattgcgtgcgatccacaaataattgtttcaggtctggttgtataCAAACAACGTTTATAAAAGTCAGTGTAGTAAATAGATAAAAGTCGAGCCACGCCAACTAGTGGTACTAGACAGACAAGTGAGTAGTGTGAGTACGTTGCGATATCGCCCGTTGCCGCCCGTTGGATTGCTGTCGCGCCTATGTTGCAGATTCCTCGATTCTTGCATCGAAGAGTACGAGAAAATCGAGTGAGCAGCTCCCCGACGTGGAGACGTACCGCGCGTCGCGCAGCAAGCTCAAGAGCTCCGTCAAGGTATGACAGTCGCGACGCACGGCTTTGTGGTCGCCGAGCCGCGCCAGTGTGCACTGTGAGCGCGTGGTGGCGAGTCGGCAAGCATATTGACACCTAGAAGGCGGTTGTTTCAGACGCGGCGGGGGTACTCCCTGCACTGCTGGCTGCCCGACAACGAGGACGCGCCGATCAGGTACACGCACACTACACAGTGCACACACCCACAACGACACTCGGACGCAGGTACGGTCACGAACGTCGAGGACTTGTCCGCGGTCCACGGTGCTCCATGAGTGTTTACTTCAGAACGTGACAATAGATCGCTTTGAAGCTGAGTATTTGTGAGCGCAGATATAGAAGGCGTGTTGTTTGGTTCGGCAGGGCTCGTAACGGGCTGTCGGTGCTGGGCTGCGCCATCATCCCCGAGCTGAAGCCGCGCGTGCCCACCATGAGCGAGCGCGACCTCACGCGCGTCTACACGCCGCGCCACTACCTGCGCTCCTAGACTCCTAGTCTCCTAGTCTCCTAGTGCTAGCTGAACGAAGCAGTGGACGACCACCCTGCCCCGCCCCGGCCCCGCCCCGGCCCCGCCGCACCGCACTActctaataataatacatttatatatttgacATATGACGAGTGGTTTTATTCTCGACCTACTACTAGCTATCAGCTAACACGTACACTTATCTTCTATCCATGATGGTTCGAGCCCAAACACTGCTCGTGTCTGgaggaaaagtaaaaaataataataataaagccgTAAGACGAAATGAACACGTTAAAAGCCGCTTTGATTTTGGTAGTCTTGAGAGTCATCGTTTAGGACGATGAAACGAAACTTGTATTCCCAGCAAGGTACTTGCACGGAATACAATCACAAATGTAAAATGCCAATCTAAGTTGGACGGTatacacaaaaacaaagaaGCAATAATAATGAAGCTCGAGCCATaacacacaataataattatgtgtatgtgtagtgttaaaataatagtagGTGCTTTGATTTCCAACATTGATATTACTCAGAATGACCCAGACGAtctctataaatctttgtttagcgttattgaatctcagtttaatacgatttttaaagaaaaaacgatcgctaaggaaaatacaaaactgaaattttgcgattgggcgactgtaggaatttacaaaagtagagctaggatgtatgagctgtatgccatgaaacaatacaatttcaatccaggttttcttgaatatgttaggaattattcaaaaatttttaaaaaatcttgtgctgctgctaagtctttgtatttaagcaacaagattaaaaattccaacaacaaaataaaaacaacttggaatattattaataatgaaacaggACGATCAACACCACCCGATCACAACTTcgagttaaatgttaacaatcgggttattacagatagcctaggcgtagctcaaacatttaataattatttttctgacataccagtcattacgactagttccttaaattcctctaccgctaaagcagaatcattacttaggagcaatgtgagtcagtgcaatgtctcattttattttaagtatataaacccctctgacgtaatcagagtattcaagtcgcttaattccaaaaatactgcggacttgtggggtatttctgtcaagttacttgagagtattatcgctgaaatagcacctcatttagctgcaacttttaatcgatgtgtagatgtaggtgtgtttcctaatttaatgaagcacagtaagataattcctctgtttaaaaacggatgtaaaactgagcccagtaactttaggccaatatccatcttgcctgctattagcaaaatatttgaaagggctatattagagcaactagaaagccatttcagtttgtataatttactccacagcaaacagtttggctttacaaagggtcgatctaccatcgatgcaggggtcacacttattaggcatattttcgatgcttgggagatgtcgcaggatgctattggggtattttgcgatctctccaaagcgtttgattgtgttgaccacaatactcttttatataaacttaagtactatggaattggggatgtggcacttgacttacttgcatcctacttgtctgagagagtgcattatacagacataaatgggtcaagatccactggatctgcggttagtctcggggtaccacagggctccatccttggtccgttcctttttctggtttatattaatgatttgccacatcaggtacaggatctgtgtgatatcgtactatttgctgatgatacgtcgcttatatttaaagtagatcgtaagaaaactgattttgacgatgtaaatggtgctcttacacaggttctcaattggtttacagccaacaatttgttgttaaattcaaggaaaaccaaatgcattagatttaccatgcccaacgctaggaatctaggtacgaacgtagttctaaatggtgaggtattagaaatggtcaattccgcaaccttcctaggtatagatttagataataagcttcaatggggcacccaaataacaaagctcgcgggcaggctcagctccgcagcctatgcgataagaaaagtaagacagtttgctggtgtagatgcggcaagactggtttactttggttattttcacagcgttttgtcctacggtattctactttggggcagagctgctgatatagacacaattttcgtaattcaaaaaagagcaattcgcgctatttacggcttaggagcgcgggactctctgcgggatgtatttgggaaaataggcatactgacggtggcatcacagtatatttttgcgaatttgatgttcatcaaacaaaacataaattcgtttgctaagaatagtgacattcataacattaataccagaaataagcacaaattagtaggtccctgcaatagattgcaaaaagtacacaactcatttgcaggtcttggtgtttggttgtataacaaactccctagcagtgttatggatcttccccaacaaaaattcaaagtagttgttaaagatcatcttattaaaaggggttattataaggttgacgattacttaatggataagaaaacatgggattagttagttacgcgttctacagaaatcgagattaaatatctatatatttatatatacatctttgcattgtataaacattaatcagtcatttcaactctgtaacagagaggtattgcacgagtctcagtggtattcattattcttttttttcattgaaatggtgggctcccatgccaaggttcgtcatgctcactaaaatgtcattgcttgcggcggcgtcgtgtgccgggtcacccccttccctctaatatgtgcgaagggggtgatggctggtccacgcgtcatactcgtgaacgggtgctgcttggggtgactggtcgtcctgggtgtggtgactgccataattttttttttaagcaactacgtttcactaactctacttcctttaccacagtatgctcttgaaatgcctcttatgatttcatttatattattatgtgggtagatgctcccatcatgcttccaatactattatATCTTGTtgattagcaccttaatatattgatttaatttatgttatgaccaaagtgtgttcggtagtgttggtaggtagcagctacttacatcatcaatgttttataccagcataaatattgttaaaatcatttggcgattaaaaagagtggccaggagtttcttgccagctcttctcattggccctaccttccgaactggcggtaaattcactctctgtatcattgactatcataagcgtcagcacttgacctaaatgaataaatgatttgattttgattttgatttcattaatctTACAAAACGAAACCAATGaaacgaataaaaaattaatgaaatgaacAAAATGAACAGAATGGAATCGAATGGTTACTtcacgtcataacatctacctgccgTTCCAAATTTCGTCTCGAactgtccagtggtttgggctgtgcgttaaTAATCACTATGTAAACTAAGTCTTTCAGCCTTCTTTTaatcacctttgagttttatgaCCATGTGATGTCTTCATCATGGAATCTGCCAGGAAAAgtctccctgaaatctaattatatctccctgaaatcttgtAACATCTCCCTGTagtgatattatgactccctgaagtTACATAACATCTCCCGGAAATCTTATAACagctccctgaaatcttataacctctccctgaaatcttataacctctccctgaaatcttataacctctccctgaaatcttataacctctccctgaaatcttataacctctccctgaaatcttataacatttccccgaaattataaaaacatctgcctgaaatcttataatatcttcctgaaatcttataacatctccctgaaatcttatcaTATCTTcctgaaatattataacatctccctgaaatattatacaatatccCTGAAATCTTTTTTCAATTCtcttgtatataatatattcctgaaatgatattatgactacCAGGAATCACATAATTACTTCCTGAAATGTTATTACATCtgcctgaaatcttataacatctccgtGAAGTGATATTATGACTTCCATAAATTACATATaaactccctgaaatcttataacatctccctgaaatcttatttcatctcaataaaatcttatctcatctccctgaaatcttatttcatctcaataaaatcttatctcatctccctgaaatcttatttcatctccctgaaatcttatttcatctccctgaaatcttatttcatctcaataaaatcttatttcatctccctgaaatcttatttcatctcaataaaatcttatttcatctccctgaaatcttatttcatctcaataaaatcttatttcatctccctgaaatcttatttcatctcaataaaatcttatttcatctccctgaaatcttatttcatctcaataaaatcttatttcatctccctgaaatcttatttcatctcaataaaatcttatttcatctccctgaaatcttatttcatctccctgaaatcttatttcatctccctgaaatcttatttcatctcaataaaatcttatttcatctccctgaaatcttatttcatctcaataaaatcttatttcatctccctgaaatcttatttcatctcaataaaatcttatttcatctccctgaaatcttatttcatcccaataaaatcttatttcatctccctgaaatcttatttcatctcaa from Anticarsia gemmatalis isolate Benzon Research Colony breed Stoneville strain chromosome 21, ilAntGemm2 primary, whole genome shotgun sequence includes these protein-coding regions:
- the LOC142982246 gene encoding uncharacterized protein LOC142982246 isoform X6 — translated: MEHAPLAELARPGASPGLMRRRYSVPETIMRKYRLAQQRSDSDESAPATSRSAASASPAPGDAGHRFARRDRELMRKSALMRRMWGRADCRGCCCCADEPAPDCGRETRSLDGSRSELRHLSSGLASSRYSHAAAGWATPKRQRLDSRDFRGSDEMLRAAMRNSYDRAEESRDRATRADTSECTYRSHAHRPDPDVDATTDPFTDSDASKFDERLGRDVYPQFTERQFSDTATVEIKSSTAEDTSAPSDPSPPHAHAHAHCALSDERSLSEASDTFSASLCTAKEALRPVDLVTRSAHIDGRISEKSASDDVDDDRVLPYDKPLTIDTAPSYEVLEIVVSETLNVNPVPDIHAPAPERLPPNPRPAPPALRNTQNINIDEYVSNILVESLNSLTDQLECMNASIGSDRKISIVEKEIKVKLQNTGVNTIVHLSPTSNNQIIFGNEELCHEERNNNDAHTALTIREEALSVESNNNAPPAGARCDCDSFDLHHENVNQAVLQQIQKLFQDELHNLAPADYPAAAVMPEISHVEISNVDVFIDNAEAALAAQQAERAPAELIGGVGAGNYFPAAGDNPVVPRFSALPHTDSMEVNTSSSDDADLIGSDCTSLVDSLDDPNSPRSVLLRRAYSGRRGELVRSAIDVLDLLPENVRRDDTPQPRDKPESFFIGIKDNECDCDKENVNVADRMPEKIKQRLYRRHRKRELRMECARRTRTRAQRRELERERVKYAESCRERERSQHAQSCRARRDVERDCLAIVNALIDDVIAKIAQDEYKCMRIKHRPARIPASKSDENVAKRTWRKELEPIDAREPFKAIKNGSVRFDTRDARETRDRAERHHVHGKLSLRPPPVVDDRAAKRIYQKSEIHDGNKCIEILEILEYVNGSQSSPETTNSDENQNHCTKNKKSRIPVPIYERALKSPNGEFHKNNNNRKSSGDVRGVERNGNTNRLIADMLLEALAEHERSPPPRRASVPAPHEPRERANSLRFHQVFDIIPEERSSLSLDSGAEELAHARRASAPDIVDEYREPSERDCDDAPPAPAPLRAERRSGDGKQRSTQPATADTLRRSKDTKSAATSPMSDADKRALRSKHQTTMTSPSSKSAATSPLRADCGAPSPAAGAGPRRGPPPRGRMGPGAARLSEEGVKEKAVEPVDVRARRSVPPQYEARRSVRAEKAPRPERGPRARAPPARRSLSYERVAPGADDLARSPDEPYATNDKRKTRTYSLDRSEDDTVHPAKLPEFKGGGSAEGEVEGTSSDSSESGGSLLCSLAPRWLAPGRARRAARRREIARPPRPAPPPPAPAQSPAPPDPRDATGGWSVTVAGSCRAALPADVEMRLRFPHERDAPPHPAHSAPQPQPCQECTCRHCAACSCSARSARPRAPPLPPAAPHARLSRTDSKLTLTMKKEALDSSILASKSTRKSSEQLPDVETYRASRSKLKSSVKAVVSDAAGVLPALLAARQRGRADQVHAHYTVHTPTTTLGRRARNGLSVLGCAIIPELKPRVPTMSERDLTRVYTPRHYLRS
- the LOC142982246 gene encoding uncharacterized protein LOC142982246 isoform X5 produces the protein MYGAWRGACVERGVTRGATSGAVSRSRVTCEYAAQEPAVMEHAPLAELARPGASPGLMRRRYSVPETIMRKYRLAQQRSDSDESAPATSRSAASASPAPGDAGHRFARRDRELMRKSALMRRMWGRADCRGCCCCADEPAPDCGRETRSLDGSRSELRHLSSGLASSRYSHAAAGWATPKRQRLDSRDFRGSDEMLRAAMRNSYDRAEESRDRATRADTSECTYRSHAHRPDPDVDATTDPFTDSDASKFDERLGRDVYPQFTERQFSDTATVEIKSSTAEDTSAPSDPSPPHAHAHAHCALSDERSLSEASDTFSASLCTAKEALRPVDLVTRSAHIDGRISEKSASDDVDDDRVLPYDKPLTIDTAPSYEVLEIVVSETLNVNPVPDIHAPAPERLPPNPRPAPPALRNTQNINIDEYVSNILVESLNSLTDQLECMNASIGSDRKISIVEKEIKVKLQNTGVNTIVHLSPTSNNQIIFGNEELCHEERNNNDAHTALTIREEALSVESNNNAPPAGARCDCDSFDLHHENVNQAVLQQIQKLFQDELHNLAPADYPAAAVMPEISHVEISNVDVFIDNAEAALAAQQAERAPAELIGGVGAGNYFPAAGDNPVVPRFSALPHTDSMEVNTSSSDDADLIGSDCTSLVDSLDDPNSPRSVLLRRAYSGRRGELVRSAIDVLDLLPENVRRDDTPQPRDKPESFFIGIKDNECDCDKENVNVADRMPEKIKQRLYRRHRKRELRMECARRTRTRAQRRELERERVKYAESCRERERSQHAQSCRARRDVERDCLAIVNALIDDVIAKIAQDEYKCMRIKHRPARIPASKSDENVAKRTWRKELEPIDAREPFKAIKNGSVRFDTRDARETRDRAERHHVHGKLSLRPPPVVDDRAAKRIYQKSEIHDGNKCIEILEILEYVNGSQSSPETTNSDENQNHCTKNKKSRIPVPIYERALKSPNGEFHKNNNNRKSSGDVRGVERNGNTNRLIADMLLEALAEHERSPPPRRASVPAPHEPRERANSLRFHQVFDIIPEERSSLSLDSGAEELAHARRASAPDIVDEYREPSERDCDDAPPAPAPLRAERRSGDGKQRSTQPATADTLRRSKDTKSAATSPMSDADKRALRSKHQTTMTSPSSKSAATSPLRADCGAPSPAAGAGPRRGPPPRGRMGPGAARLSEEGVKEKAVEPVDVRARRSVPPQYEARRSVRAEKAPRPERGPRARAPPARRSLSYERVAPGADDLARSPDEPYATNDKRKTRTYSLDRSEDDTVHPAKLPEFKGGGSAEGEVEGTSSDSSESGGSLLCSLAPRWLAPGRARRAARRREIARPPRPAPPPPAPAQSPAPPDPRDATGGWSVTVAGSCRAALPADVEMRLRFPHERDAPPHPAHSAPQPQPCQECTCRHCAACSCSARSARPRAPPLPPAAPHARLSRTDSKLTLTMKKEALDSSILASKSTRKSSEQLPDVETYRASRSKLKSSVKAVVSDAAGVLPALLAARQRGRADQVHAHYTVHTPTTTLGRRARNGLSVLGCAIIPELKPRVPTMSERDLTRVYTPRHYLRS